The following proteins are co-located in the Desulfurococcus amylolyticus Z-533 genome:
- a CDS encoding ATP-binding cassette domain-containing protein — translation MDNYIYAEIRLAGYNASNPILVESKVEISNGEAGLIAGPSGSGKTVFLLSITGVLKHFFNGVVEGRVDIGGLNPLSYNDYISLPGKLGFLMQDPERQIIYPTPLDEVVALLEARGYSYEEARRKASNILESMGLLDKANEHVENLSGGEKKRLAITLSIVHDPGIILLDEPSASLDPEGINFIRKLIIERKNKGCSILLTEHKKGYFIDVIDKNYLLIKQRIIPLNEIDVLDYEKPPPCKNGGTLAGEVILETRGLDIGYGKPLVRNINIYVRRGEVVALVGPNGSGKSTLLKTLAGFLKPLGGEIVKRNIRMFYKPQNPDLVFIHSSVEKEVRDVVRRTGLMTENIISMFPWFQSVKNLHPLRLSHGQRRWLSLLISYAYGKDLLLLDEPTTGLDYTLYNNLVKTISELRRNRSMIISTHDPRLLADVADRVYVMRNNYVVEEEKCRVVESMYREIGVTP, via the coding sequence ATGGATAACTATATATATGCAGAGATAAGGTTGGCTGGATACAATGCTAGCAACCCGATACTGGTTGAGAGCAAGGTTGAGATCAGTAATGGTGAGGCTGGTTTAATCGCAGGGCCCTCCGGCTCTGGTAAAACAGTATTCCTCCTCAGCATAACCGGGGTGCTCAAACACTTCTTTAACGGTGTGGTTGAAGGCCGTGTAGACATAGGTGGATTAAACCCATTGAGTTACAATGACTATATTAGCTTACCGGGGAAACTTGGCTTCCTGATGCAGGATCCTGAGAGACAAATCATCTACCCCACCCCGCTTGATGAAGTAGTGGCACTGCTGGAGGCCCGGGGATACAGCTATGAGGAGGCTCGCAGGAAAGCATCCAATATTCTAGAATCTATGGGGTTACTGGATAAGGCTAATGAACACGTGGAGAATCTATCAGGAGGTGAGAAGAAACGCTTAGCAATAACCCTTTCAATAGTACATGACCCCGGGATAATACTACTTGATGAGCCCTCAGCCAGCCTGGACCCTGAGGGAATAAATTTCATTAGAAAACTCATCATAGAGAGGAAGAATAAGGGCTGTTCCATACTCCTCACCGAGCATAAGAAAGGTTATTTCATAGATGTCATCGATAAAAACTATTTGTTAATTAAGCAGAGAATAATACCGCTCAACGAGATAGATGTATTAGACTATGAGAAACCGCCACCCTGTAAAAATGGTGGCACATTGGCTGGCGAAGTAATCCTGGAGACACGTGGACTGGATATAGGGTACGGTAAACCCTTAGTGAGGAACATCAACATCTACGTGAGGCGGGGAGAGGTGGTGGCTTTAGTTGGACCCAATGGATCGGGCAAGTCAACTCTCCTTAAAACACTAGCAGGTTTCCTCAAGCCTTTGGGTGGAGAGATAGTGAAACGAAATATAAGAATGTTCTATAAGCCACAGAACCCTGATCTCGTGTTTATTCATAGTAGTGTTGAGAAGGAGGTGAGGGATGTGGTACGTAGAACAGGTTTAATGACTGAGAACATCATCTCCATGTTTCCATGGTTCCAAAGCGTGAAAAACCTGCATCCACTCCGCCTGAGCCATGGCCAGAGACGATGGTTATCACTGCTTATATCATATGCATATGGTAAAGATCTCCTCCTCCTCGATGAGCCAACTACAGGGCTTGATTACACACTGTATAATAACCTGGTTAAAACCATTAGCGAGTTAAGGAGGAATCGCTCAATGATAATAAGCACGCATGATCCACGGCTCCTCGCTGATGTAGCTGATAGAGTGTATGTTATGAGGAATAACTATGTCGTGGAGGAGGAGAAATGCCGCGTTGTCGAATCAATGTATAGGGAAATAGGTGTTACCCCTTGA
- a CDS encoding energy-coupling factor transporter transmembrane component T — MKPHVYSTFIYATIITLMAFIIRNPKWLIMSSVISIVICLIYGGRRVLYLILLVSIGLIGVFVNALFFANIGKVVVETGPIIIRKHALEEFMVVALRLLLIASGGGVLALTHSSSEIARGLARELGLPYYIVLPIFYALRSLPLIKQDLDEILFMRKQRGYGRVPISPGSISSIITPLLSISYQRAVWGGISAELKGLRGSTIYRHIEVNILDILLLILLMIYIMAAFIPG; from the coding sequence ATGAAGCCGCATGTATACTCAACATTCATCTACGCTACAATAATAACCCTCATGGCATTCATAATTAGAAACCCCAAATGGCTTATCATGTCATCGGTAATCAGCATCGTTATCTGCCTCATATATGGTGGTAGGAGAGTCCTCTACCTAATCCTATTGGTCTCAATTGGGTTAATCGGCGTATTCGTGAACGCATTGTTTTTCGCGAACATAGGAAAGGTTGTTGTGGAGACCGGCCCAATAATTATTAGAAAACATGCACTGGAGGAATTCATGGTGGTTGCACTGAGACTACTACTAATAGCTAGCGGGGGAGGCGTCTTAGCATTAACCCATAGTAGTAGCGAGATCGCTAGAGGGTTAGCAAGGGAACTCGGGCTCCCATATTACATAGTATTACCGATATTCTACGCCCTCAGATCCCTACCATTGATAAAGCAGGACCTGGATGAGATATTATTCATGCGTAAGCAAAGGGGGTATGGAAGAGTCCCCATATCTCCCGGCAGTATATCCTCCATAATAACGCCGTTGCTCTCAATAAGCTATCAACGAGCTGTATGGGGAGGCATAAGCGCCGAGTTGAAGGGTTTGAGGGGTTCAACCATATACAGGCATATCGAAGTAAATATCCTGGATATACTTCTACTCATCTTACTCATGATTTACATCATGGCGGCATTTATTCCCGGGTAG
- a CDS encoding glycosyltransferase, translating to MTYILIRHHMFNTYLMGPGGSEYVTLETAIAFTERGFPVYIDSVTLNTPSKLRELADHYGLKHPELRLIGIGDPEGDPLLTINTSGDILSGHSDVLYLHYPSFLNHDIYYPGLNGIFNLVGKTYSLLNSVIFPFMMKKIKIYIANSSFTASFFKKYYNIDPYVITPPVNIDDIVSEPLLVRNEREYIVLSITRISPEKHVENILYVARKFSREKNKPRFVIAGALSKYNRDYYDELREKAFKKGIDDIVEFKVNISRTELVDLYRKAMVYMHPTPREHFGISIVEAMAAGTPVVIPIDSGSWVDIALGNRNIAAPYGNIDEAFIQVKTLLENERLWAYLSKRSINRARELDRHVFHDKLYYALEPLILKRWGGTANLRK from the coding sequence ATGACTTATATTCTAATAAGGCATCACATGTTCAATACATACCTAATGGGTCCCGGCGGCTCCGAGTACGTTACACTAGAAACAGCTATAGCTTTTACGGAGAGGGGTTTTCCAGTATATATAGACTCCGTGACACTAAACACCCCATCTAAGCTGAGGGAGCTAGCGGATCACTATGGTTTAAAACACCCCGAACTAAGATTAATTGGGATAGGTGATCCAGAGGGGGATCCCTTACTCACCATAAATACCAGTGGCGATATATTGTCCGGGCACAGCGACGTACTCTACCTACATTACCCATCGTTTCTCAACCATGATATCTACTATCCTGGCTTAAACGGTATATTTAATCTAGTTGGGAAAACATATTCACTATTAAACTCGGTGATCTTCCCATTTATGATGAAGAAGATTAAGATATACATAGCTAACTCTAGTTTTACAGCATCATTCTTCAAGAAATATTATAATATTGACCCATATGTGATCACTCCGCCAGTGAATATAGATGACATAGTGAGCGAGCCCTTGTTAGTAAGGAATGAGAGAGAGTACATAGTCTTAAGTATCACACGTATAAGTCCAGAGAAGCATGTCGAGAACATCCTCTACGTGGCTAGGAAATTCAGTAGAGAGAAAAATAAACCACGCTTCGTCATCGCTGGAGCACTCTCTAAATATAATAGAGATTACTACGATGAACTCCGTGAAAAAGCATTTAAGAAGGGAATAGATGATATAGTCGAGTTCAAAGTAAATATCTCGAGAACGGAGTTAGTGGACTTGTATAGAAAAGCCATGGTATACATGCATCCAACACCTAGAGAACACTTTGGAATATCGATCGTCGAAGCAATGGCAGCTGGGACACCCGTTGTGATACCGATAGACTCAGGTAGCTGGGTGGATATAGCTTTGGGCAATAGGAATATTGCAGCACCATATGGAAACATCGATGAGGCCTTTATTCAGGTAAAGACACTTCTCGAGAATGAGAGGCTATGGGCGTATCTAAGTAAGAGAAGTATTAACCGGGCTAGAGAGCTGGATAGACATGTGTTCCATGACAAACTATATTATGCTCTAGAACCATTGATACTGAAGCGATGGGGAGGAACCGCGAACCTGAGGAAATGA
- a CDS encoding glycosyltransferase family 4 protein — MKSLGESIPPTVMGHMSHYQPSDSLRYSLVERTYRMAWSTTALPSIFKASSMIIVLTPLEAEEMVTMGASPDFMHLFPGGLDDFAELVDRADARSFREKYGIPEDARVVAYLGTVEYRKNPLAVAKIARHFKDRRDVFFVVAGRLGDQWEEVKRAVRGLRNIVLIGELRDDEKVVLVKTSYLNIIMSLMEDFGLTQLEFMYGGVPVVTSAVYGQKWLVRNGVDGVHVNGPDDVNGAASAIEALLKDEEKWKEMSRNARKRARGFLFSKLMRELVERARAALGK; from the coding sequence ATGAAGAGCCTAGGCGAGAGTATACCCCCGACAGTCATGGGCCACATGAGCCACTACCAGCCCTCCGACTCTCTCAGGTACTCCCTCGTAGAGAGGACCTACAGGATGGCCTGGAGCACGACAGCACTACCGTCCATCTTCAAGGCCAGCTCGATGATCATAGTTCTCACCCCCCTTGAAGCTGAGGAGATGGTCACCATGGGCGCCTCACCGGACTTCATGCACTTGTTCCCAGGAGGCCTCGACGACTTCGCGGAGCTCGTGGACAGGGCTGATGCGAGGTCTTTCAGGGAGAAGTACGGGATACCCGAGGACGCCAGAGTAGTCGCCTACTTGGGGACTGTCGAGTACAGGAAGAACCCCCTGGCCGTTGCAAAGATCGCGAGGCATTTCAAGGACAGGCGGGACGTCTTCTTCGTGGTAGCTGGTAGACTGGGAGACCAGTGGGAGGAGGTGAAGAGGGCTGTGAGAGGCCTGAGGAACATTGTGTTGATAGGGGAGTTGAGGGACGATGAGAAGGTGGTGCTGGTCAAGACCTCGTACCTGAACATCATAATGTCGCTGATGGAGGACTTCGGTCTCACACAGCTCGAGTTCATGTACGGCGGGGTCCCAGTGGTGACCTCGGCGGTGTACGGGCAGAAGTGGTTAGTGAGGAACGGGGTAGACGGTGTACACGTCAACGGCCCCGACGACGTGAACGGCGCGGCGAGCGCTATAGAAGCGCTGTTGAAAGACGAGGAGAAGTGGAAGGAGATGTCGAGAAACGCCCGCAAGAGAGCGCGTGGGTTCCTTTTCAGTAAGTTAATGAGAGAGCTCGTAGAAAGGGCCAGGGCCGCCCTGGGCAAGTAG
- a CDS encoding class I SAM-dependent methyltransferase: protein MWEKIKNDAMLRDSDMNRGLDDVVKYNVTASSYDELYRGEQYSKYSVLVEIVNGKLDSSLVLDAGCGTGLLLEYLGENNIDKYRRYICLDPSTGMIERLAEKNIDHRVIPVVGYAEEIPVRDSSIDIVVSITTWGNIADKEKAVNEFIRVTKENGLIVVSKHLKHNTIPPSSINKCFKEVAVHIDVFYTCKPVNKASSG, encoded by the coding sequence ATGTGGGAGAAAATAAAGAACGATGCCATGCTACGTGATTCAGATATGAATAGAGGTTTAGATGATGTGGTGAAGTATAATGTAACAGCTTCATCATATGATGAACTATATCGCGGCGAGCAGTATAGTAAGTATAGTGTATTAGTTGAAATAGTTAATGGAAAACTAGATTCATCCCTGGTACTCGATGCAGGATGCGGTACAGGGCTATTACTAGAGTATCTCGGGGAGAATAACATCGATAAATATAGGAGATATATATGTTTAGACCCGAGCACCGGTATGATAGAGAGACTTGCTGAGAAAAACATTGATCACCGTGTAATACCAGTAGTAGGTTACGCTGAGGAGATACCGGTTAGGGATTCAAGCATCGATATAGTTGTCTCGATCACTACATGGGGCAATATAGCTGATAAGGAGAAGGCCGTTAATGAGTTTATTAGGGTGACCAAGGAAAACGGGTTAATAGTGGTCTCTAAACATTTAAAGCATAACACTATTCCTCCCTCATCGATAAACAAATGCTTCAAGGAGGTTGCTGTCCACATAGATGTATTCTACACGTGTAAACCAGTAAATAAGGCAAGCAGTGGATAA
- a CDS encoding endonuclease NucS domain-containing protein, with protein sequence MEPNFRILEDEKKLGSGQADIYGVDGNGRPVIVELKRVPASREAVLQLYGYVKSYEAKYGRRPRGILVAPSFSPSAIEAL encoded by the coding sequence GTGGAACCTAACTTCAGGATACTGGAGGATGAGAAGAAGCTTGGTTCCGGTCAAGCAGATATATATGGGGTAGATGGAAATGGCCGCCCAGTTATAGTCGAGTTAAAAAGGGTTCCCGCATCGAGGGAAGCTGTTCTCCAGCTATACGGTTACGTGAAATCATATGAGGCAAAATACGGTAGGAGGCCGAGGGGTATACTCGTCGCGCCATCATTCTCACCCTCAGCCATAGAGGCTTTGTAG
- a CDS encoding LSM domain-containing protein has protein sequence MSNVSKGYRPPSPLKVLKSAEGQVVLVRIKGGIEYVGTLDLIDPTMNIVLSDCTEYGGDGRPTSRYGKIIIRGSHVEFISTNYGQVAPDKVTL, from the coding sequence ATGAGCAACGTGTCCAAGGGCTATAGACCGCCTTCACCTCTAAAGGTATTGAAGAGTGCTGAAGGACAAGTAGTGCTTGTAAGGATCAAAGGTGGCATCGAGTATGTTGGAACACTGGATTTAATAGATCCCACGATGAATATAGTGTTGAGTGACTGTACAGAGTATGGTGGTGATGGTAGACCAACTTCGAGATATGGTAAGATAATAATAAGAGGCAGTCACGTGGAGTTCATCAGCACCAATTATGGACAAGTGGCACCAGACAAGGTTACTCTGTGA
- a CDS encoding inosine/xanthosine triphosphatase, whose translation MNPSKVRGVVSAFQSYSPVSDVRAVKVETGLPPQPIGLDVIVRGAELRARLAMSGDCDFSTGIEAGFYRFGSTYFDIEAAYVISRELGESLGFFPSFPVPTWFVDEILSGRFRELEEIVDNLYKTENIGEKIGFISLLTRHVVVRSELSRLTTLMVLTKILNRELYEKSALR comes from the coding sequence GTGAACCCGTCTAAGGTGCGGGGGGTCGTGAGCGCCTTCCAGAGCTACTCCCCCGTCTCCGACGTTAGAGCAGTGAAGGTGGAGACCGGCCTGCCGCCACAGCCGATCGGCCTCGACGTGATCGTCAGGGGCGCGGAGCTGCGGGCGAGGCTGGCGATGAGCGGGGACTGCGACTTCAGCACGGGTATCGAGGCGGGTTTCTACAGGTTTGGCTCGACCTACTTCGACATCGAGGCCGCGTACGTCATCTCGAGGGAGCTCGGGGAGTCGCTAGGGTTCTTCCCCTCCTTCCCAGTCCCGACGTGGTTCGTCGACGAGATACTGTCAGGGAGGTTCAGGGAGCTGGAGGAGATCGTCGACAACCTCTACAAGACGGAGAACATAGGGGAGAAGATCGGCTTCATCTCGCTCCTGACCAGGCACGTCGTAGTGAGGTCCGAGCTGTCGAGGCTGACCACCCTGATGGTGTTGACAAAAATACTCAATAGAGAGCTGTACGAGAAAAGTGCCCTACGCTAG
- a CDS encoding 4Fe-4S binding protein, translated as MADLLVWEKPDLNTLPGVIKKAIVEGRVVIIIGECSIEYEGRSASRLGNGERILIIKQDGSVLVHRPQGYSPVNWQPETSVIEVWTDDEVIEDKRTGCRACVNVTGCPTLYIEDGKAKIVEDDCTGCGLCARFCPYKAIVEVGGA; from the coding sequence ATGGCTGATCTACTTGTATGGGAAAAACCCGACTTAAATACTTTACCCGGTGTAATTAAGAAGGCCATAGTTGAAGGGAGGGTAGTTATTATTATTGGCGAATGCAGCATTGAGTACGAGGGTAGAAGTGCATCTAGGCTTGGAAACGGTGAGAGGATACTGATTATAAAGCAGGATGGCTCCGTTCTAGTACATCGCCCCCAAGGATACTCACCCGTTAACTGGCAACCAGAGACATCAGTGATAGAGGTCTGGACCGATGACGAGGTTATAGAGGACAAGCGCACGGGTTGCAGGGCGTGCGTCAACGTGACTGGCTGCCCAACACTCTACATCGAGGACGGGAAGGCGAAGATCGTGGAGGACGACTGCACAGGCTGCGGTCTGTGCGCTAGGTTCTGCCCGTACAAGGCTATAGTCGAGGTGGGTGGGGCTTGA
- a CDS encoding MBL fold metallo-hydrolase, producing MLSTGNYARLLESINIRENGAIILGENISIDGYAEKPVRVITHAHVDHLGGLEESIKYSKMIIATSITLDLIESLNYVDKYLLPYYRLKKKPLNYKECLVIDDNETLCLFQASHIPGAAQVYVEYRELRLGYTGDFKLDGKTQVMKDLDVLVMESTYGNPNYRRPFKDGVPELFASLVEEGLYRYKRVYVYGYHGKVQEAMIILREKGIEAPFILPSKIYHSTRVLEKYGIKIGNYIHEEDMLRGLNPGEKAVIFKHMNVAEYRRLDGSALHIVLSGWEFNKPFRRIDDYTYLVALSDHADFDDLVEYVRRGEPKLVVIDASREGDAWSLRNALIEAGYCAIVMPSANPLEQLNKCSGGTST from the coding sequence ATGCTGTCTACAGGTAACTATGCCAGGCTACTTGAATCCATTAATATACGGGAGAACGGTGCCATAATACTGGGTGAAAACATATCGATTGATGGATATGCCGAGAAACCAGTTAGAGTGATTACACATGCCCATGTAGATCATTTAGGGGGTTTGGAGGAGAGTATCAAATACTCTAAGATGATAATCGCTACATCAATCACCCTGGATCTAATTGAATCCCTTAACTACGTTGATAAATATCTACTACCATACTACAGGTTAAAGAAGAAGCCATTGAACTATAAGGAGTGCCTGGTCATTGATGACAACGAGACCCTCTGTCTGTTTCAGGCATCCCACATCCCGGGGGCTGCACAAGTGTACGTTGAGTACAGGGAGCTTAGACTTGGCTATACAGGTGATTTTAAACTTGACGGCAAAACACAGGTGATGAAGGATCTGGATGTACTCGTGATGGAATCAACTTATGGTAACCCTAATTATAGGCGGCCATTCAAGGACGGGGTTCCAGAGTTATTCGCGAGCCTTGTTGAAGAAGGCCTCTACCGGTATAAAAGGGTCTATGTATACGGGTATCATGGGAAAGTACAGGAGGCAATGATAATTCTAAGGGAGAAGGGTATTGAGGCACCATTTATCCTACCCTCCAAGATATATCATTCGACAAGGGTGCTGGAGAAGTATGGGATTAAGATAGGAAATTATATACATGAAGAAGATATGCTCCGCGGGCTAAATCCTGGGGAGAAAGCAGTTATTTTCAAACACATGAATGTAGCTGAATATAGGAGACTCGATGGAAGTGCGCTGCATATTGTTCTGAGTGGGTGGGAGTTTAACAAGCCCTTTAGAAGAATAGACGACTACACGTACCTGGTAGCGTTGAGTGATCACGCGGATTTCGATGACTTGGTGGAATATGTTAGAAGAGGTGAGCCAAAGCTCGTGGTTATTGATGCTTCAAGGGAAGGAGATGCTTGGAGCCTTAGGAATGCCTTGATCGAGGCGGGGTACTGTGCCATAGTCATGCCAAGCGCGAATCCATTGGAGCAATTGAACAAGTGTAGTGGGGGAACGAGTACTTAA
- a CDS encoding sulfide/dihydroorotate dehydrogenase-like FAD/NAD-binding protein, with protein sequence MFRVTMKEDLNEQDYYLEVESPHVSRHWRPGQFVIIMTHERGERVPISVATINGGRVGMFIKKLGKTSVELYRDFKVGSSLYAVAGPLGRPLKLESYGTVVLASDAVCGHAEQLGLAQELAKLGNKVISIQTFKTEKEVYPEKYLAKKYVDEYFITTLDGTAGYKGHYIDLLRELLARREVKAVFAGGALANLKKLAEATAGLDVRVYALVRTIMVDGTGMCGSCRVRYNGVIAYACRDGPWFDARLVDWDDVLRRDARFKKVEKIALDKYLAR encoded by the coding sequence ATGTTCCGTGTGACAATGAAGGAAGACCTGAACGAGCAGGACTACTACCTTGAGGTGGAGAGTCCCCACGTCTCCAGGCACTGGAGGCCAGGCCAGTTCGTGATAATCATGACCCACGAGAGGGGTGAGCGCGTCCCCATATCGGTCGCAACTATTAACGGTGGTAGGGTGGGGATGTTCATTAAGAAGCTAGGAAAGACCTCGGTTGAGCTCTACAGAGATTTCAAGGTGGGGAGCTCGCTGTACGCTGTAGCGGGCCCTCTAGGTAGGCCCCTGAAGCTGGAGAGCTACGGGACAGTCGTGCTGGCGTCAGACGCTGTCTGCGGCCACGCCGAGCAGCTGGGTCTCGCCCAGGAGCTCGCCAAGCTGGGCAACAAGGTGATATCGATCCAGACCTTCAAGACCGAGAAGGAGGTGTACCCCGAGAAGTACTTGGCCAAGAAGTATGTTGACGAGTACTTCATAACTACACTAGACGGCACGGCCGGGTATAAGGGGCACTACATCGACTTACTGAGGGAGCTCTTGGCTCGCAGGGAGGTGAAGGCCGTCTTCGCCGGGGGTGCGCTGGCCAACCTCAAGAAGCTCGCCGAGGCGACGGCGGGGCTGGACGTGAGGGTCTACGCTCTCGTTAGGACGATAATGGTGGACGGGACGGGGATGTGCGGGTCTTGTAGAGTCAGGTACAACGGGGTGATAGCCTACGCGTGTAGAGACGGCCCCTGGTTTGACGCCAGGCTGGTCGACTGGGACGACGTCCTGAGGAGGGACGCGAGGTTCAAGAAGGTCGAGAAGATCGCACTGGACAAGTACCTGGCGAGGTGA
- the gltA gene encoding NADPH-dependent glutamate synthase translates to MVKKRFTPKVLPVSERLRSFGEVVLGYDYETSVREASRCLRCPLWFAPCSKACPLRVKVPAFLEYIVKGDLEAAARKVYEDNLFPSITGRVCPQEWFCEGNCVVSKIGESVSVGLLERYVGDYARENGLDEKILAEMVSKNSGVKGRVAVVGSGPAGLSAAGWLRLRGYEVVVYEALHRPGGVLAYGIPEFRLPRSVLDHEIKKVENLGVEIRLNHVVGKTVLLSELLSEYDAVFIGSGAGTPKLLNIPGVDLNNIYTANEFLTRVNLMRAHLFPEWDTPISVGKTTLIIGGGNTAMDAARVALRLGSKPVVVYRRDREDMLKTTRRDEVLHAEEEGVEFKYYLQPIEFLGDENGFVKAVRFEVMEPLNELDERGKKKIVGTGRYVEIPADTVVIAIGLEPNRLLMEESGLRFNEDGTIAVDDHLMMSLPGVFAGGDAIRGESTVVEAMADGKRAAEEIDLYVRRKKGLA, encoded by the coding sequence GTGGTCAAGAAGAGGTTTACACCTAAGGTCCTGCCCGTAAGCGAGAGGCTGAGGAGCTTCGGCGAGGTGGTCTTGGGCTACGACTACGAGACTTCTGTTAGAGAGGCCTCGAGGTGCCTCCGCTGCCCCCTCTGGTTCGCCCCATGCTCGAAGGCGTGCCCGTTGAGGGTCAAAGTCCCGGCCTTCCTAGAGTACATTGTCAAGGGGGACCTCGAGGCGGCCGCCAGGAAGGTCTACGAGGACAACCTCTTCCCCTCCATAACGGGCAGGGTCTGCCCCCAGGAGTGGTTCTGTGAAGGCAACTGCGTAGTCTCCAAGATAGGCGAGAGCGTCTCCGTCGGCCTCTTAGAGAGGTACGTCGGAGACTACGCGAGGGAGAATGGACTGGACGAGAAGATCCTGGCCGAGATGGTCTCTAAGAACAGTGGGGTCAAGGGAAGGGTAGCGGTGGTAGGCTCGGGCCCCGCCGGGCTGTCAGCGGCCGGCTGGCTTAGGTTGAGAGGTTATGAAGTCGTCGTATACGAGGCCCTCCACAGGCCTGGGGGTGTGCTGGCGTACGGGATACCCGAGTTCAGGTTGCCCAGGAGCGTCCTAGACCACGAGATCAAGAAGGTCGAGAACCTAGGCGTTGAGATAAGGCTGAACCACGTGGTGGGGAAAACCGTGCTGCTGAGCGAGCTATTGAGCGAGTACGACGCCGTCTTTATTGGCAGCGGCGCCGGTACACCCAAGCTACTCAACATCCCGGGCGTCGACTTGAACAACATCTACACGGCTAACGAGTTCCTCACCAGGGTCAACCTGATGAGGGCGCACCTCTTCCCAGAGTGGGACACACCGATCAGCGTCGGGAAGACCACGTTGATAATCGGGGGAGGTAACACCGCCATGGACGCGGCGAGGGTAGCTCTGAGACTGGGCAGCAAGCCGGTCGTCGTCTACAGGAGGGACAGGGAGGACATGTTGAAGACGACTAGGAGGGACGAGGTGCTGCACGCGGAAGAGGAGGGCGTGGAGTTCAAGTACTACCTGCAGCCGATCGAGTTCCTCGGCGACGAGAACGGCTTCGTTAAGGCTGTGAGGTTCGAGGTAATGGAGCCCCTCAACGAGCTCGACGAGAGGGGCAAGAAGAAGATCGTCGGGACGGGTAGGTACGTCGAGATCCCCGCGGACACGGTGGTTATAGCGATAGGGCTGGAACCCAACAGGTTGCTCATGGAGGAGAGCGGGCTGAGGTTCAACGAGGACGGGACGATAGCCGTAGACGACCACCTCATGATGAGCCTGCCCGGCGTGTTCGCGGGGGGCGACGCTATAAGAGGCGAGTCGACGGTCGTCGAGGCCATGGCAGACGGGAAGAGGGCTGCGGAAGAGATAGACCTGTACGTGAGGAGGAAGAAGGGACTAGCGTAG